The Brassica napus cultivar Da-Ae chromosome C7, Da-Ae, whole genome shotgun sequence genome has a segment encoding these proteins:
- the LOC106380686 gene encoding S-alkyl-thiohydroximate lyase SUR1-like yields MSEEQAHANLAVPAFRTEKVPKTQTQNGHGTVWRFGGADKAAKASTVTLRGVIYMLFDNCSKDVKKTILPLGHGDPSVYPCFRTCIEAEDAVVNVLRSGKSNSYCPGAGILPARRAVADYLNRDLPNKLTPDDIFLTAGCNQGIELVFESLARPNANILLPRPGFPHYDARAVYSGLEIRKFDLLPDREWEIDLEGVEAVADENTVAIVVINPNNPCGNVYSHDHLHKVAETARKLGIMVITDEVYDQTIFGDNPFVPMAKFASIVPVLTLGGISKGWVVPGWKIGWIALNDPEGVFESTKVVQSIKQSLDITPDPSTIIQAALPEILEKVDKNFFAKKNKILKHNVDLVCDRLKDIPCVVCPKKPESCTYLLTKLELSLLDGIKDDIDFCVKLAREENLVFLPGEALGVKNWMRITIGVEAHMLEDALERLKGFCTRHTKKTDTETESPSSVENE; encoded by the exons ATGAGCGAAGAACAAGCTCACGCCAACCTTGCGGTTCCCGCGTTTCGAACTGAGAAAGTGCCCAAAACGCAAACGCAGAATGGCCACGGTACAGTTTGGCGGTTCGGTGGAGCTGATAAGGCCGCGAAAGCCTCGACCGTAACGCTGAGAGGCGTTATTTACATGCTCTTCGACAACTGCAGCAAGGACGTTAAAAAGACTATCTTGCCCCTCGGCCATGGAGATCCTTCCGTCTATCCTTGCTTCCGCACCTGTATCGAGGCCGAAGACGCCGTCGTCAACGTCCTCCGCTCCGGCAAAAGCAATTCTTACTGTCCCGGAGCTGGAATTCTCCCGGCCAGAag AGCCGTCGCCGATTATCTGAACCGAGATCTTCCGAACAAACTAACGCCGGACGACATCTTCCTGACCGCTGGATGCAACCAAGGGATAGAGCTGGTGTTCGAATCGTTGGCTCGACCAAACGCAAACATATTGCTCCCACGTCCCGGTTTCCCTCACTACGACGCTCGTGCTGTTTACAGTGGTCTAGAGATCCGCAAGTTCGATCTTCTTCCCGACAGAGAATGGGAGATCGATCTCGAAGGCGTCGAAGCCGTTGCAGACGAGAACACTGTGGCCATTGTTGTGATCAACCCAAACAACCCATGTGGAAACGTCTACTCTCACGACCATCTCCACAAG GTGGCAGAGACGGCTCGGAAGCTGGGGATAATGGTGATCACAGACGAAGTGTACGACCAGACTATATTCGGAGACAACCCTTTCGTTCCGATGGCCAAGTTCGCATCGATCGTCCCTGTGTTGACGCTGGGAGGCATATCCAAAGGTTGGGTTGTCCCTGGATGGAAGATTGGCTGGATCGCCTTGAATGATCCCGAGGGCGTTTTCGAGTCCACCAAG GTGGTTCAATCCATCAAGCAGAGTCTAGACATAACACCTGACCCTTCCACTATCATTCAG gCTGCACTTCCTGAGATCCTGGAGAAAGTGGATAAAAACTTCTTTGCAAAGAAGAACAAGATACTCAAACATAATGTCGATTTGGTGTGTGATAGGCTCAAGGATATTCCCTGCGTCGTCTGTCCCAAGAAACCCGAGTCTTGCACTTATCTATTG ACAAAGCTTGAGCTGTCATTGTTGGATGGCATCAAGGATGACATTGATTTTTGCGTGAAGCTGGCCAGAGAGGAAAACCTCGTGTTTCTTCCAG GAGAGGCTCTGGGGGTGAAGAACTGGATGAGGATAACTATCGGAGTGGAAGCTCATATGCTTGAGGATGCACTTGAGAGACTCAAGGGTTTCTGTACACGCCATACCAAGAAAACAGATACAGAAACTGAGTCACCTTCAAGCGTTGAAAATGAGTGA